The Candidatus Poribacteria bacterium genome contains a region encoding:
- a CDS encoding fumarylacetoacetate hydrolase family protein, whose product MKLIQFHLPNLGKRVGIVTRDEEVIDVTSEESPGVLEVLELADREQISVGVILADIQEKVATPPPMQLRALPEAGNEPTEPEGLTLKKLDVAPDENVPHLLSPIDSPEVWGCGVTYKRSADMRDDDSEQDIYSRVYSADRPEIFFKATPTRCVGPNGFIGIRSDSALTATEPELAYVLGNNGEIIGYTLCNDVSAWDIERDNPLYLPQSKVFYGCCALGPMFLTPSEVDDPYNLEMQCTVLRDGDAIYQGEVNTSQINWKFEELTEFLMRDNPIPFGTIVSTGTGIIVPNDLPLAPDDTVKIEIDGFGTLSNPVKQL is encoded by the coding sequence ATGAAACTTATTCAATTTCATCTACCGAACTTAGGCAAGCGAGTTGGGATTGTCACCCGTGATGAAGAAGTGATAGACGTAACGAGCGAGGAATCACCCGGTGTCTTAGAGGTGTTAGAGCTTGCTGACAGGGAACAGATAAGCGTTGGTGTCATACTTGCCGACATCCAAGAGAAAGTGGCAACACCCCCACCGATGCAACTCCGTGCACTTCCAGAAGCAGGAAACGAACCGACCGAACCCGAAGGGCTCACGCTCAAAAAATTAGATGTCGCCCCTGATGAAAATGTCCCACATCTCCTATCCCCGATTGATTCGCCTGAAGTGTGGGGATGCGGGGTAACCTACAAACGGAGTGCGGACATGCGTGATGACGACAGTGAACAGGACATCTATAGTCGTGTCTATTCCGCTGACCGTCCAGAAATATTCTTCAAAGCGACCCCCACGCGATGCGTCGGACCCAACGGCTTTATCGGCATTCGAAGCGATTCTGCCTTGACAGCAACCGAACCAGAACTCGCCTATGTGCTTGGTAACAACGGTGAAATCATCGGTTATACCCTCTGTAACGACGTATCCGCATGGGACATTGAACGCGATAACCCGCTCTATCTCCCACAATCCAAAGTGTTCTATGGATGCTGTGCACTCGGTCCCATGTTCCTAACACCCTCCGAAGTGGACGATCCCTATAACCTTGAGATGCAGTGCACCGTTCTTCGTGATGGAGACGCTATCTATCAAGGTGAGGTCAACACGTCTCAAATCAATTGGAAGTTTGAAGAACTCACCGAATTCCTGATGCGGGATAACCCGATTCCGTTTGGCACTATCGTTTCAACAGGCACGGGCATCATCGTCCCGAACGACTTGCCGCTTGCTCCAGA
- a CDS encoding phytanoyl-CoA dioxygenase family protein, translated as MESVIRNFNENGFAILRGVLEPVTLEAVKHECEALVAELASRRYAEGKLTDTYPDAAFETRLIRLYENYPDESPTIFRPELHREGFFGVFAHPALLELAGIILGPEIRLYPNYSVRPKLPENKRTEVLWHQDAGYTSKKADVLRMMNVWTPLVPVNVENGCMEFIPGSHKWGVVPHEKDEYYLRIQDDYIKPVEADAVRVQILPGDVVIFSNLLFHRGLPNRASHIRWSLDWRYQDATQPTLRTTQGHLLHSHTMPDAIVKDAKAWAQLEFS; from the coding sequence ATGGAATCAGTTATCAGGAACTTCAATGAGAACGGGTTCGCTATCCTGCGCGGCGTTTTGGAACCCGTAACGCTTGAGGCTGTTAAACACGAGTGTGAGGCGTTAGTCGCTGAACTGGCATCGCGCCGGTATGCGGAAGGAAAATTGACAGACACCTATCCCGATGCCGCTTTTGAAACCCGTCTCATTCGGCTCTACGAAAACTATCCCGACGAAAGCCCAACTATTTTTCGCCCGGAACTCCATCGGGAAGGCTTTTTCGGTGTGTTCGCACACCCCGCCCTCCTTGAACTCGCTGGCATTATCCTCGGTCCAGAGATCCGATTATACCCTAACTACTCGGTGCGTCCGAAGCTACCGGAGAACAAACGAACAGAGGTCCTATGGCATCAAGATGCCGGTTATACCTCAAAAAAGGCGGATGTCTTGCGGATGATGAATGTCTGGACGCCTTTAGTGCCAGTCAACGTTGAAAACGGGTGTATGGAATTCATTCCCGGAAGCCATAAGTGGGGTGTCGTTCCACACGAAAAGGACGAGTACTATCTACGCATACAAGATGATTATATCAAACCCGTTGAGGCGGATGCCGTCCGTGTTCAAATTCTGCCGGGGGATGTCGTCATTTTCAGTAATCTTCTGTTCCACCGCGGGTTACCGAACCGCGCTTCACATATCCGATGGAGTTTAGATTGGCGTTATCAAGATGCCACACAACCGACGCTTCGGACGACCCAAGGGCATCTACTCCATTCACACACGATGCCGGATGCAATCGTTAAGGATGCAAAAGCTTGGGCACAACTCGAATTTTCCTAA